The proteins below are encoded in one region of Oncorhynchus kisutch isolate 150728-3 unplaced genomic scaffold, Okis_V2 scaffold780, whole genome shotgun sequence:
- the LOC116361920 gene encoding uncharacterized protein LOC116361920 isoform X1, translating to MIIFLSSGLFCLLMAAVGIQAQQTPSINDLNAECLGNVIRLSVAPLFEDVDAVFNDTQIINLTPGLATQCGFSFKFDPMGNAMFFASLQNCFSQNMDDKMFSLVMQFRLPGNHMTEDPVYRVGKTCSYTPWTSREILCDRNYMEVSVRRTLPDIQTIPKQPTGGPKARSGNFRRGAEAVASGYKMTAVVFSPSKNVMNVDEVQRKGYAIANTPTRLVLRSPHNAEETYLQNVAGVPMRVLSTSTFFEQKWLVTRVDATAVCPTPEAVAFTPEVITWYMPKHIDPLFSSDAFTMLEVYMGIDAKRLDTEEMAARNYSVLVTEAHIIVEIPVGAVGGYFKSHIQDDQYFVTYTIEPMLELLWIEDVAHENTSYKVLFPITTPPMARPPQVRNYTPLDTVPEQAVFVLELGTFNLDVELLNITFPTMVLTVAECNARGFNVQEQRSPDNTLKTFRMEVPFSDPVVFKERRAEQGVTTFTLQLIYGLVIFPEYAPFSHSAVVDAVLLDIVPPSVTGNCDQENFHITVDYRNQEPFFVVLVGKRLLNHEFAQQYLTEGDTDFTITLPFSSPDAVFESVHSSSVRSRLDVALLNPYNNMTIKYFSLACSFLKTLTECFSNGTMTALAVKVESAPGLNPGQLTLSDPACGPTYSDDRFAYFHFTVNSCGTTRKFINNVMLYENEISLPDELEVKLNATTSSEEEYQLKVSCYYVANITRTLAFLTRPRDNEPFAETGTGRLMVRMRLAQDASYNTFHQEEDYPVVRYLRQPLHFEVELTTSSDPKVALVLDHCWATLNEDRDSRPRWNLIINGCENPEDPYRVVFHPVEVDARVHFPSHVKRFEVYMFSFAEDAVEQSGQVFVHCDVVICDASSPTGGPCSGQCVNQDNLKRGQRHVKDLFEERHVYVSSGYITPKECIVLT from the exons ATGATTATTTTCCTTAGCTCAGG GTTGTTTTGCCTATTGATGGCAGCTGTGGGCATACAAGCACAACAGACACCTTCTATAA ATGACCTCAACGCTGAATGCCTTGGTAACGTTATTCGTTTGAGTGTCGCTCCTCTTTTTGAAGATGTTGACGCTGTCTTCA ATGACACACAAATCATAAACCTGACGCCTGGCCTTGCTACTCAGTGTGGATTCAGCTTTAAATTTGACCCCATGGGGAATGCCATGTTTTTTGCTTCTCTTCAAAACTGCTTTTCCCAAAACATG gatgataagatgttcagcttggtcatgcagttcaggctgccaggaaaccacatgactgaagaccctgtttatagagttggcaaaacctgtagctacaccccctggacCTCCCGAGAGATTCTGTGCGACCGCAACTACATGGAG GTGTCTGTCAGAAGGACTCTACCAGACATCCAAACCATCCCCAAACAGCCCACTGGGGGCCCGAAAGCAAGGAGCGGCAACTTCCGGAGGGGAGCTGAG gctgttgcttcaggatacaaaatgacagcagtcgtctttagtcctagcaagaatgtcatgaatgtggatgaggtccaaagaaagggctatgcaatagccaacactcccacacggctggtgttaagaagccctcataatgcagaggagacatacctccagaat GTAGCTGGGGTTCCGATGCGGGTGCTCTCAACCTCAACCTTCTTTGAGCAGAAGTGGCTGGTTACTCGAGTAGATGCCACGGCTGTTTGTCCAACACCAG aggcagtggcctttactccagaagtgatcacctggtacatgcccaagcacatagacccacttttctcctctgatgccttcaccatgttggaggtgtacatgggaattgacgctaagaggctggacactgaggaaatggctgccagaaactactcggttttagtcacagaggctcatattattgttgaaattccggtgggggcggttggcggctacttcaag AGCCATATTCAGGATGACCAGTACTTTGTCACTTACACCATTGAGCCCATGCTTGAGTTGCTGTGGATCGAGGACGTCGCACACGAGAACACCAGCTATAAAGTCCTCTTCCCTATCACAACACCTCCGATGGCcagacctccacaagttcgcaact acacgcccttagacacagttcctgagcaggcagtgtttgtgcttgagttggggaccttcaaccttgatgtggagctgctgaacatcacctttcccaccatggtgctaactgttgcagagtgcaacgccaggggcttcaatgttcaagagcagagatccccggacaacaccttgaagaccttcaggatggaggtgcccttctcagacccggtggtctttaaggag AGAAGGGCGGAACAAGGTGTCACAACCTTCACTCTTCAGCTGATCTACGGCCTGGTCATCTTTCCAGAGTacgctcctttctctcactctgccgtTGTGGACGCTGTACTGCTGGACATTG tgccaccctcagtcactggcaactgtgatcaggagaacttccacatcactgtggactacaggaaccaagagcccttttttgtggtcttggttggcaagcggctgcttaatcatgagtttgctcaacagtatttaacagagggcgacacagacttcaccatcacgttgcccttctcttcgccggacgcagtgtttgag TCGGTTCACTCGTCCTCTGTCAGGAGCAGACTGGATGTGGCTCTGTTGAATCCTTACAACAACATGaccatcaaatacttttccctggCTTGCAGCTTCCTCAAAACGCTGACTG agtgtttctctaacggaacgatgactgcgctggcagtgaaggtggagtctgctcccggtctgaaccccggtcagctgaccctgagcgaccccgcctgtggtcccacctacagtgacgatcgcttcgcctacttccacttcactgtgaactcctgtggcaccaccaggaag TTTATCAACAATGTCATGCTGTATGAGAACGAAATCTCCTTGCCAGATGAACTTGAGGTGAAGCTGAATGCCACAACGTCTTCAGAGGAGGAATATCA GTTAAAGGTTTCCTGCTACTATGTGGCCAACATCACTCGCACATTGGCCTTTCTGACCAGGCCGCGTGACAACGAGCCTTTTGCAGAGACTGGGACGGGTCGACTAATGGTCAGAATGAGACTCGCTCAGG acgcctcgtataacacgttccaccaggaggaggactatccagtggtgaggtaccttagacagcctctgcactttgaggtggagctgaccacgtcctctgatcccaaggtagcgctggtgcttgaccactgctgggccaccctcaacgaggaccgcgactcccgaccccggtggaatctcatcattaatgg CTGTGAGAACCCCGAGGATCCATACCGTGTGGTCTTCCACCCGGTAGAAGTTGACGCCAGGGTCCACTTCCCCTCTCACGTCAAACGCTTTGAGGTCTATATGTTTTCCTTCGCCGAGGATGCGGTTGAGCAGAGTGGCCAG GTCTTTGTCCATTGTGATGTGGTCATCTGTGATGCCAGTAGTCCCACTGGCGGCCCCTGTAGTGGACAATGTGTGAATCAGGACAACCTGAAAAGAG gtcAACGACATGTCAAAGACCTCTTTGAGGAGCGTCATGTATATGTTTCTTCTGGATACATTACACCCAAAGAATGTATTGTTCTAACATGA
- the LOC116361920 gene encoding uncharacterized protein LOC116361920 isoform X2: MIIFLSSGLFCLLMAAVGIQAQQTPSINDLNAECLGNVIRLSVAPLFEDVDAVFNDTQIINLTPGLATQCGFSFKFDPMGNAMFFASLQNCFSQNMDKMFSLVMQFRLPGNHMTEDPVYRVGKTCSYTPWTSREILCDRNYMEVSVRRTLPDIQTIPKQPTGGPKARSGNFRRGAEAVASGYKMTAVVFSPSKNVMNVDEVQRKGYAIANTPTRLVLRSPHNAEETYLQNVAGVPMRVLSTSTFFEQKWLVTRVDATAVCPTPEAVAFTPEVITWYMPKHIDPLFSSDAFTMLEVYMGIDAKRLDTEEMAARNYSVLVTEAHIIVEIPVGAVGGYFKSHIQDDQYFVTYTIEPMLELLWIEDVAHENTSYKVLFPITTPPMARPPQVRNYTPLDTVPEQAVFVLELGTFNLDVELLNITFPTMVLTVAECNARGFNVQEQRSPDNTLKTFRMEVPFSDPVVFKERRAEQGVTTFTLQLIYGLVIFPEYAPFSHSAVVDAVLLDIVPPSVTGNCDQENFHITVDYRNQEPFFVVLVGKRLLNHEFAQQYLTEGDTDFTITLPFSSPDAVFESVHSSSVRSRLDVALLNPYNNMTIKYFSLACSFLKTLTECFSNGTMTALAVKVESAPGLNPGQLTLSDPACGPTYSDDRFAYFHFTVNSCGTTRKFINNVMLYENEISLPDELEVKLNATTSSEEEYQLKVSCYYVANITRTLAFLTRPRDNEPFAETGTGRLMVRMRLAQDASYNTFHQEEDYPVVRYLRQPLHFEVELTTSSDPKVALVLDHCWATLNEDRDSRPRWNLIINGCENPEDPYRVVFHPVEVDARVHFPSHVKRFEVYMFSFAEDAVEQSGQVFVHCDVVICDASSPTGGPCSGQCVNQDNLKRGQRHVKDLFEERHVYVSSGYITPKECIVLT, from the exons ATGATTATTTTCCTTAGCTCAGG GTTGTTTTGCCTATTGATGGCAGCTGTGGGCATACAAGCACAACAGACACCTTCTATAA ATGACCTCAACGCTGAATGCCTTGGTAACGTTATTCGTTTGAGTGTCGCTCCTCTTTTTGAAGATGTTGACGCTGTCTTCA ATGACACACAAATCATAAACCTGACGCCTGGCCTTGCTACTCAGTGTGGATTCAGCTTTAAATTTGACCCCATGGGGAATGCCATGTTTTTTGCTTCTCTTCAAAACTGCTTTTCCCAAAACATG gataagatgttcagcttggtcatgcagttcaggctgccaggaaaccacatgactgaagaccctgtttatagagttggcaaaacctgtagctacaccccctggacCTCCCGAGAGATTCTGTGCGACCGCAACTACATGGAG GTGTCTGTCAGAAGGACTCTACCAGACATCCAAACCATCCCCAAACAGCCCACTGGGGGCCCGAAAGCAAGGAGCGGCAACTTCCGGAGGGGAGCTGAG gctgttgcttcaggatacaaaatgacagcagtcgtctttagtcctagcaagaatgtcatgaatgtggatgaggtccaaagaaagggctatgcaatagccaacactcccacacggctggtgttaagaagccctcataatgcagaggagacatacctccagaat GTAGCTGGGGTTCCGATGCGGGTGCTCTCAACCTCAACCTTCTTTGAGCAGAAGTGGCTGGTTACTCGAGTAGATGCCACGGCTGTTTGTCCAACACCAG aggcagtggcctttactccagaagtgatcacctggtacatgcccaagcacatagacccacttttctcctctgatgccttcaccatgttggaggtgtacatgggaattgacgctaagaggctggacactgaggaaatggctgccagaaactactcggttttagtcacagaggctcatattattgttgaaattccggtgggggcggttggcggctacttcaag AGCCATATTCAGGATGACCAGTACTTTGTCACTTACACCATTGAGCCCATGCTTGAGTTGCTGTGGATCGAGGACGTCGCACACGAGAACACCAGCTATAAAGTCCTCTTCCCTATCACAACACCTCCGATGGCcagacctccacaagttcgcaact acacgcccttagacacagttcctgagcaggcagtgtttgtgcttgagttggggaccttcaaccttgatgtggagctgctgaacatcacctttcccaccatggtgctaactgttgcagagtgcaacgccaggggcttcaatgttcaagagcagagatccccggacaacaccttgaagaccttcaggatggaggtgcccttctcagacccggtggtctttaaggag AGAAGGGCGGAACAAGGTGTCACAACCTTCACTCTTCAGCTGATCTACGGCCTGGTCATCTTTCCAGAGTacgctcctttctctcactctgccgtTGTGGACGCTGTACTGCTGGACATTG tgccaccctcagtcactggcaactgtgatcaggagaacttccacatcactgtggactacaggaaccaagagcccttttttgtggtcttggttggcaagcggctgcttaatcatgagtttgctcaacagtatttaacagagggcgacacagacttcaccatcacgttgcccttctcttcgccggacgcagtgtttgag TCGGTTCACTCGTCCTCTGTCAGGAGCAGACTGGATGTGGCTCTGTTGAATCCTTACAACAACATGaccatcaaatacttttccctggCTTGCAGCTTCCTCAAAACGCTGACTG agtgtttctctaacggaacgatgactgcgctggcagtgaaggtggagtctgctcccggtctgaaccccggtcagctgaccctgagcgaccccgcctgtggtcccacctacagtgacgatcgcttcgcctacttccacttcactgtgaactcctgtggcaccaccaggaag TTTATCAACAATGTCATGCTGTATGAGAACGAAATCTCCTTGCCAGATGAACTTGAGGTGAAGCTGAATGCCACAACGTCTTCAGAGGAGGAATATCA GTTAAAGGTTTCCTGCTACTATGTGGCCAACATCACTCGCACATTGGCCTTTCTGACCAGGCCGCGTGACAACGAGCCTTTTGCAGAGACTGGGACGGGTCGACTAATGGTCAGAATGAGACTCGCTCAGG acgcctcgtataacacgttccaccaggaggaggactatccagtggtgaggtaccttagacagcctctgcactttgaggtggagctgaccacgtcctctgatcccaaggtagcgctggtgcttgaccactgctgggccaccctcaacgaggaccgcgactcccgaccccggtggaatctcatcattaatgg CTGTGAGAACCCCGAGGATCCATACCGTGTGGTCTTCCACCCGGTAGAAGTTGACGCCAGGGTCCACTTCCCCTCTCACGTCAAACGCTTTGAGGTCTATATGTTTTCCTTCGCCGAGGATGCGGTTGAGCAGAGTGGCCAG GTCTTTGTCCATTGTGATGTGGTCATCTGTGATGCCAGTAGTCCCACTGGCGGCCCCTGTAGTGGACAATGTGTGAATCAGGACAACCTGAAAAGAG gtcAACGACATGTCAAAGACCTCTTTGAGGAGCGTCATGTATATGTTTCTTCTGGATACATTACACCCAAAGAATGTATTGTTCTAACATGA
- the LOC116361920 gene encoding uncharacterized protein LOC116361920 isoform X3: MIIFLSSGLFCLLMAAVGIQAQQTPSINDLNAECLGNVIRLSVAPLFEDVDAVFNDTQIINLTPGLATQCGFSFKFDPMGNAMFFASLQNCFSQNMDDKMFSLVMQFRLPGNHMTEDPVYRVGKTCSYTPWTSREILCDRNYMEVSVRRTLPDIQTIPKQPTGGPKARSGNFRRGAESHIQDDQYFVTYTIEPMLELLWIEDVAHENTSYKVLFPITTPPMARPPQVRNYTPLDTVPEQAVFVLELGTFNLDVELLNITFPTMVLTVAECNARGFNVQEQRSPDNTLKTFRMEVPFSDPVVFKERRAEQGVTTFTLQLIYGLVIFPEYAPFSHSAVVDAVLLDIVPPSVTGNCDQENFHITVDYRNQEPFFVVLVGKRLLNHEFAQQYLTEGDTDFTITLPFSSPDAVFESVHSSSVRSRLDVALLNPYNNMTIKYFSLACSFLKTLTECFSNGTMTALAVKVESAPGLNPGQLTLSDPACGPTYSDDRFAYFHFTVNSCGTTRKFINNVMLYENEISLPDELEVKLNATTSSEEEYQLKVSCYYVANITRTLAFLTRPRDNEPFAETGTGRLMVRMRLAQDASYNTFHQEEDYPVVRYLRQPLHFEVELTTSSDPKVALVLDHCWATLNEDRDSRPRWNLIINGCENPEDPYRVVFHPVEVDARVHFPSHVKRFEVYMFSFAEDAVEQSGQVFVHCDVVICDASSPTGGPCSGQCVNQDNLKRGQRHVKDLFEERHVYVSSGYITPKECIVLT; this comes from the exons ATGATTATTTTCCTTAGCTCAGG GTTGTTTTGCCTATTGATGGCAGCTGTGGGCATACAAGCACAACAGACACCTTCTATAA ATGACCTCAACGCTGAATGCCTTGGTAACGTTATTCGTTTGAGTGTCGCTCCTCTTTTTGAAGATGTTGACGCTGTCTTCA ATGACACACAAATCATAAACCTGACGCCTGGCCTTGCTACTCAGTGTGGATTCAGCTTTAAATTTGACCCCATGGGGAATGCCATGTTTTTTGCTTCTCTTCAAAACTGCTTTTCCCAAAACATG gatgataagatgttcagcttggtcatgcagttcaggctgccaggaaaccacatgactgaagaccctgtttatagagttggcaaaacctgtagctacaccccctggacCTCCCGAGAGATTCTGTGCGACCGCAACTACATGGAG GTGTCTGTCAGAAGGACTCTACCAGACATCCAAACCATCCCCAAACAGCCCACTGGGGGCCCGAAAGCAAGGAGCGGCAACTTCCGGAGGGGAGCTGAG AGCCATATTCAGGATGACCAGTACTTTGTCACTTACACCATTGAGCCCATGCTTGAGTTGCTGTGGATCGAGGACGTCGCACACGAGAACACCAGCTATAAAGTCCTCTTCCCTATCACAACACCTCCGATGGCcagacctccacaagttcgcaact acacgcccttagacacagttcctgagcaggcagtgtttgtgcttgagttggggaccttcaaccttgatgtggagctgctgaacatcacctttcccaccatggtgctaactgttgcagagtgcaacgccaggggcttcaatgttcaagagcagagatccccggacaacaccttgaagaccttcaggatggaggtgcccttctcagacccggtggtctttaaggag AGAAGGGCGGAACAAGGTGTCACAACCTTCACTCTTCAGCTGATCTACGGCCTGGTCATCTTTCCAGAGTacgctcctttctctcactctgccgtTGTGGACGCTGTACTGCTGGACATTG tgccaccctcagtcactggcaactgtgatcaggagaacttccacatcactgtggactacaggaaccaagagcccttttttgtggtcttggttggcaagcggctgcttaatcatgagtttgctcaacagtatttaacagagggcgacacagacttcaccatcacgttgcccttctcttcgccggacgcagtgtttgag TCGGTTCACTCGTCCTCTGTCAGGAGCAGACTGGATGTGGCTCTGTTGAATCCTTACAACAACATGaccatcaaatacttttccctggCTTGCAGCTTCCTCAAAACGCTGACTG agtgtttctctaacggaacgatgactgcgctggcagtgaaggtggagtctgctcccggtctgaaccccggtcagctgaccctgagcgaccccgcctgtggtcccacctacagtgacgatcgcttcgcctacttccacttcactgtgaactcctgtggcaccaccaggaag TTTATCAACAATGTCATGCTGTATGAGAACGAAATCTCCTTGCCAGATGAACTTGAGGTGAAGCTGAATGCCACAACGTCTTCAGAGGAGGAATATCA GTTAAAGGTTTCCTGCTACTATGTGGCCAACATCACTCGCACATTGGCCTTTCTGACCAGGCCGCGTGACAACGAGCCTTTTGCAGAGACTGGGACGGGTCGACTAATGGTCAGAATGAGACTCGCTCAGG acgcctcgtataacacgttccaccaggaggaggactatccagtggtgaggtaccttagacagcctctgcactttgaggtggagctgaccacgtcctctgatcccaaggtagcgctggtgcttgaccactgctgggccaccctcaacgaggaccgcgactcccgaccccggtggaatctcatcattaatgg CTGTGAGAACCCCGAGGATCCATACCGTGTGGTCTTCCACCCGGTAGAAGTTGACGCCAGGGTCCACTTCCCCTCTCACGTCAAACGCTTTGAGGTCTATATGTTTTCCTTCGCCGAGGATGCGGTTGAGCAGAGTGGCCAG GTCTTTGTCCATTGTGATGTGGTCATCTGTGATGCCAGTAGTCCCACTGGCGGCCCCTGTAGTGGACAATGTGTGAATCAGGACAACCTGAAAAGAG gtcAACGACATGTCAAAGACCTCTTTGAGGAGCGTCATGTATATGTTTCTTCTGGATACATTACACCCAAAGAATGTATTGTTCTAACATGA
- the LOC116361919 gene encoding equistatin-like has product MATLTIILLFSMGFALGDDTIQPKTPCESARDAAINGPIGAYIPTCDAAGQYTPKQCSGSTGYCWCVTSTGQKIPGTETPPGTAPIKCPCSGPRR; this is encoded by the exons ATGGCGACATTAACCATCATTCTGCTTTTCAGCATGGGTTTTGCTCTGGGAG ATGATACGATACAACCCAAGACCCCCTGTGAGAGTGCTAGAGATGCTGCGATAAATGGCCCAATTGGAGCTTACATCCCAACGTGTGACGCCGCTGGACAATACACCCCTAAGCAATGTTCGGGCTCTACAG GTTACTGTTGGTGTGTGACCAGTACTGGACAGAAGATTCCGGGCACTGAGACTCCTCCAGGCACTGCTCCAATCAAATGTCCATGCAG TGGTCCTCGCAGATGA